A single window of Lentilitoribacter sp. Alg239-R112 DNA harbors:
- a CDS encoding flagellar motor switch protein FliG — protein MVDIYDDYEHDAHGSKELSQPEKAAAVLLAMGKPIAGKLLKFFEQTELQVIIDKAQNLRPIPPQELEELVTEFEELFSEGTGLMDNAKVMESILEEGLTPDEVDGLLGRTTQFQAITTTIWDELKEADPNAVYKFLDAEHPQTVSYILTMLPSGFAGKILMKMSEERRVDIIHRAVNMKDINPRLAEIIEQKVLELVEQLKAEKNSTGSVKVADIMNELDKSVVESLLGALEDVSEETANKVKPKIFLFDDILLMSKQARVTLFNDINGDTITLALRGAIPELQEAVLGSIGARQRRMIESELGNGDLGKPQEVAVARRSITQEAIRLAGEDKLVLREDSAAA, from the coding sequence ATCGTGGATATTTACGATGATTATGAGCATGATGCTCATGGTTCCAAAGAATTAAGTCAACCAGAAAAAGCGGCGGCTGTTCTGCTTGCAATGGGTAAACCAATTGCGGGAAAACTATTAAAATTCTTTGAGCAAACCGAATTGCAAGTCATCATCGATAAAGCACAAAACCTTCGCCCCATCCCACCTCAAGAGCTTGAGGAACTTGTCACAGAGTTTGAAGAACTCTTTAGCGAAGGCACAGGCCTTATGGACAATGCTAAAGTTATGGAGAGCATCCTCGAAGAAGGCCTTACACCGGATGAAGTTGACGGACTCTTAGGCCGCACAACACAATTCCAAGCCATTACAACAACTATTTGGGATGAGTTGAAAGAAGCTGATCCGAATGCTGTGTATAAATTCCTTGATGCCGAACACCCTCAAACTGTTTCTTATATTTTGACCATGCTTCCATCAGGTTTTGCTGGCAAAATCTTAATGAAAATGTCAGAAGAACGCCGAGTAGATATCATTCACCGAGCTGTTAATATGAAGGATATTAATCCGCGCTTGGCCGAAATTATCGAGCAAAAAGTTCTTGAACTTGTTGAACAGCTCAAAGCAGAAAAAAACTCTACAGGGTCTGTAAAAGTTGCAGATATCATGAACGAGCTGGATAAAAGTGTTGTTGAATCTTTGCTTGGGGCATTGGAAGATGTGAGCGAAGAAACTGCGAACAAAGTCAAACCTAAGATCTTCTTGTTTGATGACATTCTCTTAATGTCAAAGCAAGCACGCGTTACATTATTCAATGACATAAATGGAGACACAATCACCCTGGCTCTACGCGGTGCTATTCCCGAACTTCAAGAGGCTGTGCTTGGTTCAATTGGCGCAAGACAAAGACGTATGATTGAATCTGAACTTGGAAATGGTGATCTCGGCAAACCACAGGAAGTTGCAGTTGCTAGACGCTCCATTACGCAAGAAGCAATACGTCTGGCAGGTGAGGACAAACTGGTATTACGAGAAGACAGCGCAGCTGCCTGA
- the fliN gene encoding flagellar motor switch protein FliN: MSTENAEENELNIDSADSAELDDAIDGLRDVLKQDSEGLDLSSSEASAEPDLGADLMGDLDSDFGGDIGGDFAAGGDLGSDFGDIGGDLAAGGGLDGGLDGSLGNDLGGDFGGAGDIGSDFGGDLSGGLNTGDAPLGDFGGGTSVTGATGSQTRADLVLDIPIEVQVVLGTSRLQVSELMDLTEGATIGLERKIGEPVEIMVNGKLIGRGEITVLENDDTKFGVKMIEVIGSKPKSG; this comes from the coding sequence ATGAGTACAGAAAATGCAGAGGAAAATGAGCTTAATATCGATAGCGCGGATTCCGCTGAGTTGGATGATGCGATAGATGGATTGCGTGATGTACTGAAGCAAGATTCGGAGGGCTTGGATTTGTCAAGCAGTGAAGCCAGTGCCGAGCCTGACCTGGGCGCGGACCTGATGGGTGATTTAGATTCCGATTTTGGTGGTGATATCGGCGGTGATTTTGCAGCTGGTGGCGACTTGGGCAGTGATTTCGGCGATATTGGTGGTGATTTAGCAGCAGGCGGTGGTCTTGATGGAGGCCTCGATGGTAGTTTGGGCAATGATCTAGGCGGCGACTTCGGTGGCGCTGGTGATATTGGAAGTGATTTTGGCGGCGATCTAAGTGGCGGTTTAAACACCGGTGATGCCCCGTTGGGGGACTTTGGCGGCGGTACATCGGTTACCGGTGCGACCGGTTCACAAACCCGCGCAGATCTGGTTTTGGATATACCAATCGAAGTACAAGTTGTTCTAGGCACAAGCCGATTACAAGTATCTGAACTAATGGACTTAACTGAAGGTGCAACCATTGGACTTGAGCGCAAAATTGGTGAACCTGTGGAAATAATGGTCAATGGTAAATTAATTGGCCGTGGTGAAATTACTGTTTTGGAAAATGATGATACCAAATTCGGTGTGAAAATGATCGAAGTCATAGGCTCCAAACCTAAATCGGGATAA
- a CDS encoding FliM/FliN family flagellar motor switch protein: MADEDVADEIKDAVDGETSSSVDPDASTNSEPSTDANSTERSDNYELDPELLAQMIGELGNPTILKEKCHQILLPLAQVLMVLFKDKNNLTLEASAGNVVQGTRTELLQAIEGEYTYCEAEVKTWSNDIAIYCNNDLLISVVECLMGGDDPENIEIISRPLSNLEFDLSKVVFEIVNEALKATITRNPTIEHKVETPVATIPDIEDETYKEYHAVAFSLNVIFGKLTTTITIITPQSKIIKTDINTNAGRRRKSDEQSEWTEKISKQVYASDIKLQANIGLERLRLNDIGRLQVGDVLRFADEGEPTVVLQANGKDLYNCSLGKAGNRYMVRVEEPFGDEDWMSNF, translated from the coding sequence ATGGCTGACGAAGACGTCGCAGACGAGATAAAAGATGCAGTTGATGGAGAAACCTCCTCTTCTGTAGACCCTGACGCCTCTACCAATTCGGAGCCATCAACAGATGCAAATAGCACTGAACGTTCTGATAATTACGAGTTAGATCCTGAACTTTTGGCGCAAATGATTGGCGAGTTGGGTAATCCGACGATCCTTAAGGAAAAATGCCATCAGATACTTCTTCCGTTAGCTCAGGTTCTAATGGTTCTCTTTAAAGATAAAAACAATCTCACTCTAGAAGCTAGTGCGGGTAATGTTGTTCAAGGTACGAGAACAGAATTACTTCAAGCAATAGAAGGTGAATACACTTACTGTGAAGCCGAAGTAAAAACTTGGTCGAATGATATCGCTATTTATTGCAATAATGATCTTCTGATTTCTGTCGTAGAATGTTTAATGGGTGGAGATGATCCCGAAAATATTGAAATCATTTCAAGACCATTATCAAATCTGGAATTTGATCTTTCAAAAGTTGTTTTCGAAATTGTTAATGAAGCACTAAAAGCAACAATCACACGTAACCCTACGATCGAGCACAAAGTTGAAACACCCGTCGCTACGATACCGGATATAGAAGACGAGACATATAAAGAATATCATGCTGTGGCATTTTCGCTTAATGTGATCTTTGGTAAACTCACAACGACAATTACAATCATCACACCCCAATCGAAAATCATAAAAACAGATATCAATACAAATGCCGGTAGGCGACGCAAATCCGATGAGCAAAGTGAATGGACTGAGAAGATATCCAAACAGGTATATGCTTCTGATATTAAGCTCCAGGCAAATATTGGGTTAGAACGCTTGCGTTTGAATGATATTGGGCGTCTACAAGTGGGTGATGTATTGCGATTCGCAGATGAAGGAGAGCCAACAGTTGTTCTTCAGGCAAACGGAAAAGACCTCTATAACTGCTCACTGGGGAAAGCTGGAAACCGTTATATGGTTCGTGTGGAAGAGCCTTTTGGCGATGAAGATTGGATGAGTAACTTTTAG